The following proteins are co-located in the Echinicola sp. 20G genome:
- a CDS encoding nucleoside deaminase — protein sequence MELYSPEYFMNEALKQANIAFEEEEIPVGAVMVCRNRIIARAYNQTEKLTDVTAHAEILAITAASNSLGAKYLTECELYVTLEPCVMCAGASFWAQLGGIHFAASDPRRGYGRLNEGILHPKTKISKGLMENESKSLLDAFFKKLRN from the coding sequence ATGGAATTATACTCGCCCGAATATTTTATGAATGAGGCCTTAAAGCAGGCCAATATTGCTTTTGAAGAAGAGGAAATTCCAGTGGGTGCAGTGATGGTTTGTAGAAATAGGATCATTGCCAGGGCCTATAACCAAACCGAGAAACTGACAGATGTGACTGCTCATGCGGAGATTTTGGCGATTACTGCAGCATCAAACTCCTTGGGGGCCAAATACCTCACAGAATGTGAACTTTATGTTACATTGGAGCCATGTGTGATGTGTGCAGGTGCAAGTTTTTGGGCTCAGCTTGGTGGCATCCATTTTGCTGCATCTGATCCTAGAAGAGGCTATGGGCGATTGAATGAAGGGATTTTACATCCCAAGACCAAAATCAGCAAAGGTTTGATGGAAAATGAATCCAAGTCACTGTTAGATGCTTTTTTTAAAAAATTGAGAAATTAG
- a CDS encoding superoxide dismutase, whose product MAFELPQLPYDVNALEPNIDAKTMEIHHGKHHNGYVTKLNAAIEGTDLEGKSLEDLMKVAGSNGAVRNNGGGHYNHSLFWTILSPNGGGAPSGDLAAAIDAKFGSFDKLKEEFDNAAATRFGSGWAWLSVDGSGELFVSSTPNQDNPVMDIAEAKGTPILGLDVWEHAYYLNYQNRRPDYITAFWNVVNWEEVGKRYAAAK is encoded by the coding sequence ATGGCTTTTGAGTTACCACAATTACCTTATGACGTAAATGCATTGGAACCAAATATCGATGCAAAGACAATGGAAATCCACCACGGAAAACACCACAATGGTTATGTTACCAAATTGAACGCTGCTATTGAGGGTACTGATCTGGAAGGAAAAAGCCTAGAAGATTTGATGAAAGTGGCCGGTTCTAACGGAGCGGTAAGAAATAATGGCGGTGGACACTACAACCACTCTTTATTCTGGACAATTTTGTCACCAAATGGTGGTGGCGCTCCATCTGGGGATTTAGCAGCAGCAATTGATGCCAAATTTGGCTCTTTTGATAAGCTTAAGGAAGAATTTGACAATGCAGCAGCTACCCGCTTTGGTTCAGGCTGGGCATGGTTAAGTGTAGATGGAAGCGGTGAACTTTTCGTGTCCTCTACTCCTAATCAAGACAATCCAGTAATGGACATAGCTGAAGCTAAAGGTACTCCTATCCTTGGCTTGGATGTTTGGGAGCACGCATACTATTTGAACTACCAAAACAGAAGACCTGATTATATTACTGCTTTCTGGAATGTAGTAAACTGGGAAGAAGTAGGTAAAAGATATGCAGCGGCTAAATAA